A segment of the Pseudoalteromonas sp. DL-6 genome:
AATTTAACTTTTTTAGTGTCCGGCGATCGCTCATTAAGGACTGTTAGATAAAATCAAAACACTCTTTTCAAACTGAGATGTGGGCTACTACAAATTTGTTATTAAATTTTTATGCAAGAGAAGTTGGTAAAAAACAACCAACAGATAAGCTGTTAAAGTTTATTGGCATATAGCATCCGATTTATTTCAGGCATTAAAATACCCACATCCATGTGAGTATTGAAATTACTAAAATATAATAGGTGGTTTTTAAAAGGTAGTTTTGATTTTCGTTTTATATAACGCTGCCTAAATAATGTTTTCTTTATCTAAATTAACTTAATTAGAAAAAATATTGTCGAGATCTTCGTCAATATAAACACCCGTCAATCCATTATCTTCTACAGCAGATTTAAACTTATCGGTACAATACAAACGAGAACCACCTGTAAATTTACTCTTAAAAACAGGCTTATCTTTTACATCATCATTTATGAAAGCAATCTTGATATAATCTAAAGGATAACCATCTAAATATTCGCGTTCACATTTTGCTTCATCTTCTAGTCCAAATGTACGCAAGTTAAAGATTACAATAGGTTCACCATCAGCTTTTGTTTCAATAAACTCACCTAAAGGCGCTAATAAATCTTTTAAAGCTTCATAAGCATTCATCCGAAGAGCGATAAACCCATCCATGATACATATATCGTAGTTATCTTTTAGATAACCAGGTAAAAAAGACAACTCATAACCTTCCGGCCAATACTCTAATAAAGAGTCATTATTCATATGGATATCAAGTAGAAACATGCAAGCATCTTGATTAGATGGCAACATTGGTTGTATTTTTTCAGCGAATGAAAGTATGTCCCACTCAACCATGTCGTAAGAATTAGTAACAGGCTTTAACGAGAACAACTTCATGATTTACCATCCCAATTAGCATTTTTACGCATCATTACGCTGGCAGGCATCATATGGTTTGTAATTTTTATTTTCACGCCAGGTAATGCATTTATGAAATCGAGCTTATTTACTTTGGTTCTTAAACTAGTAGACACCCAAACTTCATAATTATGGCGATGCAGCCTTCTGTGAGAAACAGTGTCAGGCGTAGCCCAATCATCTGACTTATTTTTTTCAAAGTTTCTTAGCCATACCCCATTCGTTGGATCATTAATACCAATACCAAACGAATGTATTCTTAAACGCGCAGCATATGTAAGGCGTTGTCTATAACGTCCCTTACCACAAACAATATGATGTGCTTCATGATATGAAGTCGGTTTTGGCTCGCCTGCCGCTCGTAAAAACTTAGCAAGTTTTTCCGTAGGATGATGTTCTTCTTCTGCTAGCTCCTTAACAGAACTCCCTTCACTTTCTGCGCGGTAAGACTCTAAGCTTTGCTGCGCGATAAGCAAGTGCTCTAAACGCTTGCGTTCTTTTTGTAAGTGGTTGTAATCTCTTTGTAGCTTTTCCTTAGATGCAGCAGATTTACGGCGCTTATCGTCGTAGTGTTTTTTGGCTAATAATTCATAATTATAAATAGCCATTTCTAAAGGGCTGGGGTTACTTGGTCGATCTGGCATTGAGTAGCGCTGTAGTTGAATCATCCTTAAATCCTTAAAATTTCCTTTTATTAGCGCGTAAAATAGCAAACAGACTATTGAGGTGCAATTATAAACGTTACACACCTAATAATTGCGATCATTTTATTGCTTACAATGAATTACATAGCGGTCAAATTTCCTCTTCATACAACACAATTTTTGACTGACTGGTTATCTGTGTGTTGCATCGAGTGGTTGAACTCACAGGCCATAGCCGAACTTCGCAAATTTTTAGAATTAAGTTATGGTTAGATAACATCAGCTTTTATATTTTGGGAGTTTAATATGGCTGAAACAATAAAAACCAGCAACACCACTGATAAATCGGTGAATTTCGATTGCGACAATGTAAAAGCTGCATTAGATGGTCGGCTGTCCGTAGATGACCTTAGCGCCGCTGAACAAGCTGTATTTATGGATAATTTCGATGAATCTATAAACTCTAATTTAGAACTGGGTTTTTCTAAGCATTTTGAAAAACTGAGCAGTAACGAAAAACTTTATGGCTTAGATGATAAGGATAAAATTATCTGTGATAACAAAAAATAGCTCAAGCCTAAATAAACACAAATAGCTCATACCTTAATCGAATTCAAATAAAAAGAGCTCAGCGTTTGCTGGGCTCTTTTTATTTAGCCTCTGCCTTTTCGGCAGTTAAAAGTCACAATTTTTGGTTGTTTACTTCCTAGCCTAATTTCAGCTACCTACTCGGAAGTTCACTATAAAAAATAGTTTAAATTTCTATAAATACCAAACTGTTAAACGAATTCAAATCATTTACTCTTATTTTCAATTAATCTGCTAACTCATTGAGAATCAAAAGAGTGTTTTAAAATTATTAAAAAAGGATATTTAAAGAAGGAACCGTACCTAGAAATGTTTGATTTGTAGCAAAGCCATAATTATTGAATTGATTTTCTATGGCAGTCGGTTAGTTTTGCTTAATAAGCAAATTGAATGAAAAAGATTTATTCTGATACAAGATTTGAGTAAAAATCACTTAAAATATATAGATTGAAATTAAAGGATTATGAACACCCAAATGAGGAATTTGGGTGGCAGTCTTACCAGCCACATCTCGGCACACACGTCACAAACTGTGGCTGCTCCCTTCCGGGCCTGACCAGGTTCGCCTGCTAGTGTTGCGAGAGGACCAATAAGACTACCATTGAGGGCCTTGGTTGGCGCGATTGAGATTATCTCTACTTTTGCTCTGTTATTCAAGGGATAATCAAAAAAGAAAGTGCGATTGCATACTTCATATACAATCGCAGTCTATTTAGGTGTTAAAGCGATTATTAATTGCTCTCTAACTCAGCTTTAATGTTACGTAGTGCCGCTTTTACTTTTTTCATGTTCTCTGGGCCCATGCGTAAAAGTTGCTTTTGCGCCGCGGGTAATTGTTCCCATTCAGAAAACGCATACTGATAAGTCACTGAGTCACGTAATAGAGGTAAACTGCCTTTTGGCTCAGGAGTATCAAGTAACAGGTCAATGGCATCTTCAAGTGTTTGAGTAAACTCATCATCACTATAGCCAATTTCAGTGTATGCGCTGTTGATCAGCGGTTTATATTCTTCATATAAACGCACAGCTTGTGCTGCACTCATACTTGTTAATATTTTTACATACGGGGTATAGCGTTCATAACTATTAGGGTCAATTGTTAAAATATCGCCTTCGTTTACGCTAAAACCCTCTTCTAATTTTGCAACTGGAGTATGCTTAGTAGCCACTTTGCCTTTTGCTAAATTATCGACAAACACTACGCCACGACGAATAACATCATCATTTAACACTAAGCTCATCGCTACATCACCCAAGTATTCATCTAATTTTGCAATGACTACAGGGTCGCTGTCGTTTAACGTTGGTAAAGGCACAATCTCGGCTTCGGGCTCAACCTCTGGACGCTGAGCTGGAACGGCTAATTCGGCAGGTTTTTCAGGTTTAACAGAAGGCGCACCTACCACAGGGTCGTTTTCAGGCTTTAGCTCCATAATAGGTTGCTCTTTTACCGGTTCTTCAACCTGCATTACTGTTTTTGGAGATTCACTTGGTTTTAATAAAACAAACGCAACGGCAATAATGATGATTAGTAAAATAACCCCTGCAAAAATAAGGTTGTTATTCGGCGGACGTTTTTGAACATCTGATTCTGATGGTTTATCTGACATACGAACTCCATAAATATAAAAATGCGATGCTGTTTAGAGTACTCTAAACAGATTAAATTCATTAACTCCACTAATTATTTATTAATGTAGCTAATGTATCCTTTGATTCTTCTAGCTTAAAGACTTACAGTGCATAAATAAAGTAAAGACAGTGAACAGTTTAAATACGTAACATGAAAATTAAGCAAGTCGATCCTAGTAAACCTAAAATTGCCTTATTACTTACAGGTGGTGGTGCCCGAGCGGCTTATCAAGTCGGCGTATTAAAAGCATTAGCGCAAAGTATGCCAAGAACCGCTCCGCTGCCCTTTAGAGTGATAAATGGAACCTCTGCCGGCGCAATTAATTCTACGGCGTTAGCATGTTACGCTTCATGTATGCATTTAGCAGTTAGAAAACTAGAAACAGTATGGAAAAACTTTTCCACCTCTATGGTATACAAAAGTGACTTCTTTAGTGTGTTTGGTCATATTACTCGTAATATTTTAACTAGTTTTCAGTCTGAGCATATAAACCATCCACCGGCGAGCTTATTAAATAATCGGCCACTTAGAAAGCTATTAAACGATATTCTTGATTTACATCGAATTGAACGTAACTTACATCGTGACTACTTAGAGGCGCTGTCGATTACAGCATCTAGTTATACTACTGGTGATTCGGTTGCTTTTTTTCAGTCAAATACGCAGCATTCTTGGCAACGAGCCAAACGCGAAGGTCGTGCTACGCGTATCAATGTTGAACACCTAATGGCCTCAAGTGCTATTCCTATGGTGTTTCCTAGTGTGAATATTTATAACCATTACTTTGGCGATGGCTCAATACATCAGCTGTCACCTTTAAGCCCCTCTATTCACTTAGGGGCCAATAAAATATTTATTATTGGTGTTGAACAACCTAAAGAACCTCATCCTCCGGGTTACTCTGCGCATTTCCCAGGTCTTTCGGCAGTAGCAGGTCACTTACTCGACAGTGTATTTACCGATACCATGCAGTCTGATTTAGAACGCTTAGACAGAATAAATCGTACGCTAGGACTATTACCCAATAGGGACAAACATCAAGAGTTAAAACAAATAGACAGCTTTATCATTAACCCTTCGCAAAACTTTAATGCTATTGCAGCGCAGTACTATGATGATATGCCTTGGGCAATTAAAGTGTTACTGCGTATGATCGGGGTAAAAAAGCGTTCTCAGTCAAGTTTAACCAGTTACTTATTGTTTGAAAAACGCTACACCCAACACTTAATTCAGATTGGTTATGACGACGCAATGGCTCAACTGCCTGAGATAAGAAAGTTTTTAGAGCTAGACTAGGGGCTGTTAATCTTTAAAGGTTAACAGGCTCTAACTCACTCAATGCCATCGAGTAAGTAGTGTTCAACATGCTCTACTCGCCTAGGTTTGCCTTGTAGCACTAAAATATCGTTTGCGTATAATATGGTATGATCTTGTGGCATATCCATTTCCTCCCCCTCACGACGCAATGCCTTAATTAGCACTTTTCTTTTACCTAAATTAAGCTCGCTAATAGCCTTATTTACCGCAAATGCTTTATCCGGCAAAGCAATAACATGTAAATACTCTAAGCGTTCGGGCAAGTTGGTATCGCTTTCGATATTTTCGCCTGCAAAAAAGCTTTGCAATAACTTATAGCGGTTGCGCCTCTCGCTACTAACTCGGCGAATTATTCGACTCATTGGCACACCTGACATAGATAATACATGTGAGACCAGCATTAAACTTGCTTCGAGCGCTTCAGGCACAACCTCAGTGACGCCTAAATCTTTTAAGCGCTCTAACTGGCTGTCGTCGCGGGTTCTTATGAGTATTTTTACCTTAGGAGCAACCTGCTTTATGGCATCAATCACTATTTGAGTTTGTTGAAATTCCGTAAAAGTAATAATCACTAAGCGTGCCCGCTCTACCCCAGCACACTTTAAAATATCTTTTTGTTCGACGTGACCAAACAATAAAGGCTCACCCGCCGCTTTTCCTTCCTGTACTAAAATGGGATCGCTTTCAATGGCCACATAATCAATAGCCTCTGGCGATAAAAAGCGAGCAATGGTTTGCCCTACCCGAGAAAACCCACATATGACTACATGGTTATGATAAAGCGGACTGCTTTGCGGCTCGTCTTCATAGGTAAACTTAGCGCGCTCTAACATTCCCAGTCGCTTTAAAATAAAGGGAGTCTTATCGATTAAATACGGGGTGAGTGCCATAGAAATTACGCCCATGGCAATTAAAAATGAGACTTGCTCCACATTTAGTAAGTCATGCTGTGCTGCGAGTGCTATTAACACAAAACCAAACTCACCCATTTGCCACAACATAATAGCGCACGCTAACGCGTCTTGTTTTCGCTCACCCATAAACAAAGAGGAGGCGGTGACTACGGCAATTTTTAAAATTAAAATACCGACTAAGGCTGCAATAATGATTCCTGTATTATCAAATACAAAGCTTATATCTAGCTGCATACCTACGGTGACAAAAAATAGCCCCATTAAAATATCACGAAACGGGCGAATATCCGCTTCTAACTGATGGCGATAATGGCTCTCCCCAAGCATCATACCCGCTAAAAAAGCCCCTAATGCCATTGATAAGCCAAATGAATAAGTCAGTAAACCCGCAAACAAAGCAACTAATAAGGTAGTTAAAACAAATAGCTCATCACTTTTTGCTAATGCCACTTCATTAAAGACTTTAGGTAAAACCCATTTGCCAATTGCCCATAGCAACACGCAGACAAACGCACCTTTAGTTAGTGCAAATAACAGAGCCCAGCCAATACCATTTGAGTTATTGCTGGCAAATAACGGTAAAATAATCAGTAATGGTACAACAGCAATGTCTTGAAATAATAAAACGCCAATTGCCAATTGCCCTCGGCGTTTATTTAAATCACCGCTCTCTTTTAATAATTTAGCAACCACCGCAGTAGAGGAGAGCATAATAATAATGCCAATGGTAAAACTGGTTAATAAATTAAAATTTAATAAATGCAGAATCACAATCAGCAAAATACTACTAACAAATACTTGTAGCGACCCCAAACCAAATACAATGTTACGCATTGCCATTAAGCGCGATACAGAAAACTCCAAACCTAAACTAAACAGCAAAAATACAATACCTAGCTCTGCAATAAAGTCCATTTCATGGCTTTGTGTCATCCAGCCAACACCATGACTACCCGCGAATAAACCCACAGCCAAGTAAGCCAGCACAGGGGGAAGCCCTATGCGCTTAAATAGCCATACAAATAAAACCGCAGCGACTAAAAGTCCAAAAATCTGAGCATTAATACTTTGCAACGCAAACCTTATAACAATCTATGGGGTGTGACTTAACTATAGCAACCGCATAAGTTTCAGCCAGAATTAAAATGTGGCACGCGATCTGCTTAATTTATAAAAGTAATACTATAGGGGGAAGAAATAGTGGAAAACGTTCATATTTTGACACAACGTATCTCTGGGCGCGGTGAATTTTTGCCGTTCTCAGCAGAGCAATACAATAGCAATACACCAACAGCTCTGCATGAGCTGTCAGCTAAACTACAAACTAGCTTAGTACTGGAAGATATTTTAGGCACATTTGCAAACTTTGCAAAACAACTGCTTAATTTTTCTGGAGTACACTTTCAAACTGCGCATATTGATGTGAAAACACCCAATAGTAATGTTGAAAACCCAGCCTACTCATTTGATCTAAAGGTAGAAAATGAACATTTAGGCACTCTCACTTATTACACCAAATACCCGCTTAGTGCGGCTATTGAAAAAAAACTACAACAGTTTCACAGTGTATTAATTTATCCACTGCGTAATGCAATAATGTACAACCGTGTATTAAAGCTGGCAACTAAAGACTCATTAACCGGCTTAAACAACCGTAGTCAATTTAATGACATGTTGCTACAAAAGCTTGAAAATCATAGACGTAACGGCCATCAATTTAGTTTAATGCTACTTGATTTAGACAACTTCAAACAAGTTAATGACAACTATGGTCATAAAATTGGCGATGACG
Coding sequences within it:
- a CDS encoding AHH domain-containing protein, with the protein product MIQLQRYSMPDRPSNPSPLEMAIYNYELLAKKHYDDKRRKSAASKEKLQRDYNHLQKERKRLEHLLIAQQSLESYRAESEGSSVKELAEEEHHPTEKLAKFLRAAGEPKPTSYHEAHHIVCGKGRYRQRLTYAARLRIHSFGIGINDPTNGVWLRNFEKNKSDDWATPDTVSHRRLHRHNYEVWVSTSLRTKVNKLDFINALPGVKIKITNHMMPASVMMRKNANWDGKS
- a CDS encoding DUF3014 domain-containing protein, with product MSDKPSESDVQKRPPNNNLIFAGVILLIIIIAVAFVLLKPSESPKTVMQVEEPVKEQPIMELKPENDPVVGAPSVKPEKPAELAVPAQRPEVEPEAEIVPLPTLNDSDPVVIAKLDEYLGDVAMSLVLNDDVIRRGVVFVDNLAKGKVATKHTPVAKLEEGFSVNEGDILTIDPNSYERYTPYVKILTSMSAAQAVRLYEEYKPLINSAYTEIGYSDDEFTQTLEDAIDLLLDTPEPKGSLPLLRDSVTYQYAFSEWEQLPAAQKQLLRMGPENMKKVKAALRNIKAELESN
- a CDS encoding patatin-like phospholipase family protein yields the protein MKIKQVDPSKPKIALLLTGGGARAAYQVGVLKALAQSMPRTAPLPFRVINGTSAGAINSTALACYASCMHLAVRKLETVWKNFSTSMVYKSDFFSVFGHITRNILTSFQSEHINHPPASLLNNRPLRKLLNDILDLHRIERNLHRDYLEALSITASSYTTGDSVAFFQSNTQHSWQRAKREGRATRINVEHLMASSAIPMVFPSVNIYNHYFGDGSIHQLSPLSPSIHLGANKIFIIGVEQPKEPHPPGYSAHFPGLSAVAGHLLDSVFTDTMQSDLERLDRINRTLGLLPNRDKHQELKQIDSFIINPSQNFNAIAAQYYDDMPWAIKVLLRMIGVKKRSQSSLTSYLLFEKRYTQHLIQIGYDDAMAQLPEIRKFLELD
- a CDS encoding monovalent cation:proton antiporter-2 (CPA2) family protein; translation: MQSINAQIFGLLVAAVLFVWLFKRIGLPPVLAYLAVGLFAGSHGVGWMTQSHEMDFIAELGIVFLLFSLGLEFSVSRLMAMRNIVFGLGSLQVFVSSILLIVILHLLNFNLLTSFTIGIIIMLSSTAVVAKLLKESGDLNKRRGQLAIGVLLFQDIAVVPLLIILPLFASNNSNGIGWALLFALTKGAFVCVLLWAIGKWVLPKVFNEVALAKSDELFVLTTLLVALFAGLLTYSFGLSMALGAFLAGMMLGESHYRHQLEADIRPFRDILMGLFFVTVGMQLDISFVFDNTGIIIAALVGILILKIAVVTASSLFMGERKQDALACAIMLWQMGEFGFVLIALAAQHDLLNVEQVSFLIAMGVISMALTPYLIDKTPFILKRLGMLERAKFTYEDEPQSSPLYHNHVVICGFSRVGQTIARFLSPEAIDYVAIESDPILVQEGKAAGEPLLFGHVEQKDILKCAGVERARLVIITFTEFQQTQIVIDAIKQVAPKVKILIRTRDDSQLERLKDLGVTEVVPEALEASLMLVSHVLSMSGVPMSRIIRRVSSERRNRYKLLQSFFAGENIESDTNLPERLEYLHVIALPDKAFAVNKAISELNLGKRKVLIKALRREGEEMDMPQDHTILYANDILVLQGKPRRVEHVEHYLLDGIE
- a CDS encoding GGDEF domain-containing protein, which produces MENVHILTQRISGRGEFLPFSAEQYNSNTPTALHELSAKLQTSLVLEDILGTFANFAKQLLNFSGVHFQTAHIDVKTPNSNVENPAYSFDLKVENEHLGTLTYYTKYPLSAAIEKKLQQFHSVLIYPLRNAIMYNRVLKLATKDSLTGLNNRSQFNDMLLQKLENHRRNGHQFSLMLLDLDNFKQVNDNYGHKIGDDVLKEFAAVLSSSIRGTDSVFRFGGDEFSILIEDPAFTTNKVVAERIMRLVRNSPIMSKYDVTASIGFTLTNNGDCHNEIFSRADKGLYKAKASGRNCAKAY